A DNA window from Zingiber officinale cultivar Zhangliang chromosome 3A, Zo_v1.1, whole genome shotgun sequence contains the following coding sequences:
- the LOC122051231 gene encoding protein DETOXIFICATION 48-like encodes MIDRRVCVARRAFLHCSYLKAPLAAAPTLPPSIAISKKQPTAIAFLSSQPLPRRRRRPPSSSEMCNLTSTSYPKSNLLASHDDLRRHPTLSELAEEMRAIGKISVPAAVTGLMLYSRAMISMLFLGYLGELELAAGSLAIGFANITGYSVLSGLAMGMEPICAQAFGADRRRLLGLTLQRATLLLLCASLPIVFLWLNARAILLRCGQDEEIATVAQVFVAAASPDLLFLSFLHPLRVFLRAQNITLPITYCSSFCVALHCPLTYLLAVRLRLGIAGVAAAMVLTNLNFLVCLLLFLLYSGACRDTWPGSGSILSGECLRGWPALLRLAAPSCVSVCLEWWWYELMILLSGLLAHPRAAVASMGILIQTTSLVYVFPSALSFGVSTRVGNVLGANRPTKARAAAAAALAAALALGLAATAFTASMRHQWGRLFTRDAEILHLTSLALPIAGLCELGNCPQTAGCGVLRGSARPATGANINLGSFYFVGMPVAILLSFVGKMGLPGLWLGLLAAQAACATLMACAVARTDWAAEAERARELTNSSSSPTLPITNSNGTIPITTITTALSPNSMEAEKKKKTTTTLEDILSIINADAPETAPLILPVD; translated from the exons ATGATCGACCGACGCGTGTGCGTGGCTCGCAGAGCCTTCCTCCACTGCTCCTATTTAAAAGCCCCCCTCGCTGCTGCTCCCACCCTCCCTCCCTCCATTGCCATTTCGAAGAAGCAGCCAACGGCTATTGCATTCCTTTCTTCTCAGCCATTACCGCGCCGCCGTCGACGACCTCCATCGAGCTCTGAGATGTGCAATCTTACTTCTACTTCATATCCCAAGTCTAACCTTTTGGCAAGCCATGACGATCTTCGCCGCCATCCCACGCTCTCCGAG TTGGCGGAGGAGATGCGGGCGATCGGGAAGATCTCGGTGCCGGCGGCGGTCACCGGCCTGATGCTCTATTCGCGCGCAATGATCTCGATGCTTTTCCTTGGGTATCTCGGCGAGCTGGAGCTCGCCGCCGGATCGCTGGCGATCGGGTTTGCTAATATCACTGGTTATTCTGTGCTGTCGGGACTGGCGATGGGGATGGAGCCCATCTGCGCTCAGGCCTTCGGCGCCGATCGGCGGCGGCTCCTTGGCCTCACCCTCCAGCGCGCCACCCTGCTCCTCCTctgtgcctccctccccatcgtcTTCCTCTGGCTCAACGCCCGCGCTATCCTACTGCGGTGCGGGCAGGACGAGGAGATCGCCACGGTGGCACAGGTGTTCGTCGCCGCCGCCTCGCCGgatctcctcttcctctcatTTCTCCACCCGCTCCGCGTCTTTCTCCGTGCGCAGAACATCACCCTCCCGATCACCTACTGCTCCTCCTTCTGCGTCGCGCTCCACTGCCCCCTGACGTACCTCCTAGCAGTCCGCCTCCGTCTCGGCATCGCCGGAGTGGCGGCCGCCATGGTGTTGACCAACCTCAACTTCCTTGTttgccttctcctcttcctcctctattCAGGCGCCTGCCGCGACACGTGGCCCGGCAGCGGGAGCATCCTCTCAGGCGAGTGCCTCCGCGGGTGGCCGGCTCTGCTCCGCCTGGCAGCACCGTCCTGCGTCTCTGTCTGCCTCGAGTGGTGGTGGTACGAGCTGATGATCCTCCTCAGCGGTCTGCTCGCGCATCCTCGCGCCGCCGTCGCTTCCATGGGCATCCTCATCCAGACCACCTCCCTCGTCTACGTCTTCCCCTCCGCGCTCAGCTTCGGCGTCTCCACCCGCGTCGGCAACGTCCTGGGCGCCAACCGCCCCACCAAGGCccgcgccgccgccgccgccgcccttgCTGCCGCCCTCGCCCTCGGCCTCGCCGCCACCGCCTTCACCGCCTCCATGCGCCACCAGTGGGGCCGCCTCTTCACGCGCGACGCCGAAATCCTCCACCTCACCTCCCTCGCGCTCCCCATCGCCGGCCTCTGCGAGCTCGGCAACTGCCCGCAGACCGCCGGTTGCGGCGTCCTCCGCGGCAGCGCGCGGCCGGCCACCGGCGCCAACATCAACCTCGGCTCCTTCTACTTCGTCGGCATGCCCGTCGCCATCCTCCTCAGCTTCGTCGGAAAGATGGGCCTGCCGGGGCTGTGGCTGGGACTCCTGGCGGCGCAGGCCGCCTGCGCCACCCTCATGGCCTGCGCCGTCGCCAGAACAGATTGGGCGGCGGAGGCAGAGCGCGCCAGAGAATTAAccaactcttcttcttctccaactcTTCCTATTACTAATTCCAATGGCACAATTCCAATCACCACAATAACTACTGCTCTGTCTCCCAACTCCATGGAAgccgagaagaagaaaaagaccaCCACAACACTAGAAGACATTCTATCCATCATTAACGCTGATGCTCCAGAAACAGCCCCCCTCATTCTCCCTGTGGATTAA